A stretch of DNA from Parvularcula bermudensis HTCC2503:
CAGCGACTGGCCACATACGCGGCGACGATCAAATGCCGGATCCCCAGGAGAATGAGTACGGCCACCAAAAGCGTCGCATTGAGCTGACCGAGACCGGCCTCATTCAACTCATGACCGAGCGCGAAGATCGCCAGTCCAATGGCGATATTAGTGGCGACAAGAGAGGAGAAATAATAGCCGAAGGTCTTCAGCCATGAACTATCGGGATATTGATGGAACGTCGCATCCCATAGGGCCTTTATAAGATTAAAGAATACAAGGGCCGCTATCGGTGCGAGGACAATGCGGAGATCGCCGGCGCCAAGGGGGGCCGTGGCGCCAATGACGCTGGCGCCAACGCTTAAGACCCCGCCATAAAGGAGGAGAGCGATGGCTGAAACCTTCCGCTCTCGGCCCGGCATCATCCAGGTCGTGCGGGTATCGGCCAGAACATAGAGCCACATCGGAACGAGAATATGGCGCCAATGCGGATAGAGTGTCCAATCGACGCCCACCCATCGCGCAATGGTCGTCGTAAGGGCGTCCATCAGCGGCTTAAGGCCACCAAGGAAGACCGTTATCGCTCTGTCGTAATAGGTGAGCAGAGCTTCGAGTGCCGAAACGAAATCGACCCGCAACGCATAGTCCAGCAATAGGACAATCGACAGACTGCCGAATAGGACACTGAGAAAGGGAAGAACTCGGAGCATATCAAACGGTACGCGTCACCGCCCCTGAGCGTAAGGGCCCCTTATCGGAAGGCCTATCGGGCAGATCATCTTGGCCGTTGATCGCTCTGGGCGTGTTCATTCACGGCTGTCGGGGGACGTCGCACCGGCATTCTGACTTCTACGACGGTCCCCACCCCTTGGGTGCTGAATGCCTCGATCTCGCCACCGGTCGCTTCGATGATCTCCCGACAAATCGATAAGCCCAGACCCGATCCGCGATCGGGATCCGCCTTTGTCGCCTTCCCAAAGGGTTCGAAGCACGTTTCCAGGGTTTCCGGTGGCATCCCCCTTCCCGTATCCCGGACGCTGACAACCAGAAGATGTCCATCATAATCGGTCGTGACGGTGATCGTGCCCGTATCGGTAAATTTGATGGCGTTCGAGACCAGATTACCTAGAACCTGACCGAAGCGCAGGGGATCGAATATCAGACGGGTCGGCACGTTCTGACGAATGCGGCAGGTCAAAGTGAGCCCCTTTTTGGCGGCGGCTTCTCGATGAACCCTCAGAACAGTCTCGATCGCATCGGGGACGGACGCCACTTCGACTTCGATCGACACGCCCTTGGCTGAATTTTCAGCCTGTTCGAGTATGTTGTTTACAATCTGTAGGAGTTGATTGCTCGCCTCGTCCAAAGCCCCCACCAGCTCGGCCTGTAAGTCGTCAAGGCGAGAGCTCCCAAGGGCTTCGGCCATGCCGATAATACCGTGTAGCGGTGTTCTGATCTCATGGCTTAAGAGCGCGATAAACTTGCTCTTGGCCGCCGCCCCTTCTTGCGCCTCCGACTTTGCCCGACGAAGCTCGGTTTCTGTCCGTTTCCGCGCGACCGCATAGGCCAGGACCCGTGACAAGAACGGTTCTGACAATTGATCTTTTAGGATAAAATCATCAGCCCCCACCCAGAGGGCGCGGGAGGAAATATCTGCCTCGTCACCGCCGGTCATCAATATCAGCGTCGCAAGAGGGTCGAGAGCCCGAGCCTGGCGGACGAGATCCGTCCCATAATCCGCGCCCAAATATTCGTCAATCAGGAGGACATCGAAGCGCGCCGGCGCGAACACCTCCAAGGCCTCCGCAACCGATCGAACGCGGTGTAGTTCCCCATAGGGATTTGCCCATTTAAGGTAACGCTGTGTGAGGACCGCGTCGACATCGTCATCCTCCACAAGGAGAATTCTCAGCCCAGCCTTTCCCATAGGCGAGAACATGGTGGGAGCAACTGTCGCCATTGTCATTTACACTCACTACTTGGCTTCACTAACCCCCACAACCATTTAGGGAATTGGCTCTAGTTCACCGCAAACGTACTCACCGCGAATGATCAAAGTGCTTAGCAAATAATTGATCGAGTCGCTAGGCGTCAGGGGCGTGAGTCGACTAGTAAATTTAGTCCTTCGACAATGTCTTGTCGAGAACTAAGGCGAAAATGCGGAGTGTTCTCGATGGCAAGGCCGAATTTCTTGGCGTCGTCAACGGCGATACGCAAATGATATGTGTCGTAGGGTAATTGTTCGAAAATATAGAAACCATCGAATTCAGTACGGGTCCGATCGATGAGAACTCCTTCCCCATCGAGCAATTCCAAGGGGAGGCCCGCAATGGGCCGACCAGTCTGACGATTGATGACGGTCCCCAGCACCTCACCGGTGGGGATGAGGGGAAAATCAATGCTCTGTATTCGTCCCGGACGCGGTACGATAGCCACTGTATCGCTGATACTCGGTTTCAAAAAAGGATCGTCAAGGGAGGATAAATCGAGCTCGACTCGGACGGGTTGGAATGCAGGAAGGTTCGTCAGCATAAGGGCGTTTGACGAGGTTGGGCGGTCCTCGTCAACAGGGCGCCCATTAACCGCAGCCTGTACGCCGCCAAGCAGAGGCTCGTTAGCCGATAATTTGCCATCGGCATTCTGGTCGAGAAAAGGCCGTACCATGATCGTGCCATGCTGGGTAAGCGGCTGCCCGCGGGCCTGCCAACGGGCTGCTCCCGGCGGTTTGAGGAGAGAGGAGGTCAGATTGACCCCGACGCTCAGATCCTGATCGCTGCTGATGCGGGCAAAGGCGCCGATCGCCACTGAATCGAGGCGGGTCGACCAGCCGATTTCACCAAATGACTGGGCATTTCGGAATAGATAGCCGCTCCTTATGCGCGTTGTCGTGGCCTTGCCGATGAGCCATTGCTTATCGAGGGACAATTCTTGCAGCTCCCATGTGGGAGAGAATTGATAGTCTGCGTTGAAGCGCCAGGGGCCTGATGACGTATTTTGACTGATGAGTGTTGTCCCCGTGGTCACGTCGTGAGACGTGAGGGTCCCTTGCTGGTGCTGGTGCTGGATCGCCGTCGTCGCATAGGTGTCGCCGAGGCGGGTCGACGCTCTCGCACGCGCATCGATCCGCCCAAGGCCCTCCTCGTTTTCCGACCAGGCCGCCGCAAAGGCAGCGACCAGGGGAACGTCGGTCTCCTGTAGAAATTGGGCGTCTAATCTTATGTCCGCGCGGGAGCGGAGGGGGCTGTTTCCGATAAAGCGAGCTTGTTCACTCTCGAACGAGGAGAACCGTTGTAAACTGGCTTGCAGCGAGAATCGGGGAGTTCCTCGTTGCGCGGCGAGGGAGAGGGCGGCGCCGCTGGAAAGATCATGGGCGACATCGGCGAGAACGGCCCACCCCCCAATGGCGGCGCGCATTCGCCCCTCGGCAAACGTATTTTGACCATTTGTATCGGGATAGGTACTGACCCCCCCGCCGAGGGTCAGTGTTTCGGTGATGCCGATATCGAGTTGCGAAAGGGCCCGCCAGCCACGCTCCACGCCGGTGTCTCGGCTGCCGAAGAGGGTTTCGCCGTCCTCGTTAACAGACAGCGAAAAGCGGCTTTTCCCCGGCGCGAGACTGTCCGAGCCCACCAGGATCTCTCTTTCCACATCCCGCCGCTGGCCCTGGGGTCCGTAGAATTTGAGTGTGAAAAGATTTCGTCCAAATCTCAGCGCCACATCTTCGAAGAGATATTCGTTGCCGCTCTGAGCAGATTGAACCGCCAAGAAGACGCCGTTTCGGTAAAGCTCGACCTGCCACCCCGGCGGGAGCGGCCCCCGAAGATCGGTACTGTCGAAGACATCGGGGCGATCGAGCCGGCGATTGGAGAGGAGGAGGCCCCGACCAAAGGAGGGGGCCGCCGTGAGGGGACTAGCAAGGCTTGCGACATCACCGGCCATGGCTTCGGTCAGAAAGGGGCCAGAGGGCAAGATGCCCCGAGGGTCACGTCGTCCGATGCGGAAACGCACTTGGTCGAGGCCGGTTTCGGCCGACCCGGCGCCATAGGTTTCCGCCGTCAGACGCAACAGATCGCCTTTCGCGATAAAGGTACTAGCGGCGGTTTGATCGATACGGCTGATCTCGGAGGATAGGCTGACATCGATGATGGGCGCCGTCGCCACCGCGTACGGTGCGAAGGTCGCCTCCTCCAAGCTCGGGCGCTCTTGGGCGGGGGAACGGGCCGCGCCCTGGGCCTGCCGTGCCATGCGTTCCTCGAAGGGGAGTGGGACATGGCTCTCGACCAACAGGACAGCTTCCGATGAGCGGTAGGTGAGGTCGAGGGGAAACCAGTCCGCAAGCGTATCAAGGACCACGCAGGCCTGGCCGGCATCGTCGAACACCGCTCCCCTCGGCAGAGGCTTGGAAACGAGGCCAATCGTTACCTCATCACCATTATACTGGAGACGGAAGGACCTATCCTCATCGAGGAACCAGCCTTCGAACCGATCTGGATAGTGATCGATGGCAAAATCGAGGGCGAGGGTAAATTGATGAAAGAGGACGCAGGCCCCGCCGGCCGTGTCGTAGCCGATAAGCCCCGGCTCCAAAATTTGTCGCCCTGTGCGGAGCTCAAGAATGATCAGTGTGTTCGGGTCGACCGATGGCCAGGTTTCTGTGGGCCGTTCCCCTGCGATGGCCAGGGGCCAGGTAAGGAAGCAAAGCGCCCCCAGGATCAATCGCTTTAACAGCCACGCCAATGAGATTTGCTCAACGCGTTGGCAGCAGCGGAACGGGGTCAGAAAGGACGGCGCCTGTCGTCGACGATCTGTCCTCGAACAGAACGGAATAGTGCGAGAGGTCGTCTTCCTCCACCGACGGAAGGGGGAGGGTGGCCCAGCGAGCGGAATTAGGGGTATAGACAGCTAATCCCCGTCGCTCGGCCACAACACTGCCCGACCGATCGTCGATCAGCCGCAGATCGCCGTAGAGCGAACGGCTACCAAGCCGCCGCACTTGCACTTTGGCCAGCGCGGTCTCGGCATTGGTGTCAAGATCAATGTCGCCGATCTCGACAGAGGCGGTCAAGATGCCTTCTCTGACAATGACCGGAATGCTCAGCCCGAAAATTGGCTGTAGGGCGATCGATATCGCCCCGCCTGTCGCCGGCGCGTTCGGCGCCGTTTCAACGACATCAGGAATCGCCGACAGCAATAGGTGAGATCGATATTCCCCCGGTTCGAGATCGGCGGGTTTTCTGACGATCAAACGAAGAGTTTGAGGGGCGCCGGGCGCAAGCGTGACCTGCCGGGGCGCAAAGCGCACAAAGGGGGCAGAGAATTGTTCCCCGTCCTTTGGCGTTTCAACCTTTTCAAAGCGGCCATCGCTCAACATACGTCGGTTCTCGAACGAGACGCGAAACGTCGTCGTCTCCATGCCCTTATTGACAAGAGTGAGGTCGGCGACGCGGTCTCGGCCTTCGAGAACGATACGGGTGGGGGAGATCAGTAGATCGCCTGGGCCCGCAAGGGCACTGCTCGCCCCCCCCGTCGCCAGCATGACGAGGAGGCCCACAAAGAGCCGCCGCGCCGAGCCTTTCCTCGTATGAGCCATACGACGGTTTGCCATGGGATCCGCTTTATTCGTAGTCGACGGAAACGTTGAACGTCCCCGAATAGGCGCCGGGCTCTTGCGCTGCGGCGATTTCAAGAGTGGCCCCCAGCGTAAAGCTGTCAGACCCGGCTGTCAGTTGGCCACGATCGTTCGTCAGGGACGTGACAAAATCCTTGACCAACATTGTGCTGGACGAGGTGGCGTGGGTAATGGCGGCCGCAACCGGCAGCGTGACAGCGTAATTGTTGTCCCCGGTCCCGGACACCGTAAAGGCCGCCGCGGTGCTGGTGCCAAAGCAGACCTGGCCAACCGGGCAATTCTGGGCACCGGTCGTGTCGACCGTGACGTCGAAACCGCTGACCGGATCGGCAACGATCTTCCCAAAGGCCAGATCGGCATCCTTGGTCAATTGGATCGCATCCAGAATCTCAGCCTGCGCAGAAAAGGTCGATGATTGCGCGAGGACACTCCCTGTCGGCGAGAGTGCCAGAACGATAAGCCCCACGGCAATTTTCACGTTATGCATTGTATTCCCCATCAGATACTCACCCCGCCGCTCGGTGCGTGAACGGCGTCCATGATGGCGACCTATCAGAGGGGTTTTAGGACAGAATGTGAGGGGGATTAGTCGGTCTGCCGCCATAGGTTGGCAACGACCAGCCTTACGCATACCGCTCGGTGCTGATAGGAAGGGGGGATGTCCCTCTCAGACGCTGACTTTGCCGCACGCTTTCGCCACCTCCTCAGGCAACCTCTCATTGGTATGCGGACATTGACGTCGGGTCTATCGCGCGAGCCTCTTTCTGCGCCGGCGAAGGAGATCCTCTCCGCGATAAGCCAAGGTCTTGAGGAGACCGATATCGAACTTCAGGCCCTCGGTCATTTTCTATGGTTGAGTTACGGGAACCCGATCCCGCAACCGGCTCCCCTGGAACTCGAAGACGCGATGGCGGCAATGATCGGTCGAGATAGTGACCTTCGGGGCGAGGGGGGGCGCATCGAGACGGATCTTGCTCCCCTTACAGTCTGTACCGACGAAAATTTGCTCGCATTATCGATCCTTCCCCTTCTCGATAATGCCCTCGCCTTTTCGAAAGGCAGTATCACGCTCACGGCGAGGCCTCAGGCCGGGAAAAGAGTGGCGATTGTGGTAAAAGATGAGGGGATTGGCATCAGCGATCATTTTATGGCGCCGCCTTACGAGCCCTTCCGTGTCGAGAACGAATTGCAGACATCCAGGCCGTCTCGACTGGGCCTTGGCCTCCCCGTCTCATCAAGAGCCATTGAGGCCTTGGGGGGGCGGTTGATCTTTCGCCGCCCCGAAACAGGGGGCACGGAGGTCACGGTCGACCTTCCTGCCCACCTGCCTGAGAGATAACCGACGGTCGAAACGTCCCTGGACCGCGCGGCTAGGCCGCCTGGGCCACCCGGCGCCCGATGCGCAGGGCGAGGGCCGCGATTTTCGTCCGGTTGCGCTCGTTGAGTTTGGTCGCGATCGACTGGATGTGAACCCGGACGGTATTGATGGACAGTCCCAGATTGTCCGCGATCTCTTGGTTACTGGCCTCCTCACCCAACTGGATGAAGATTTCCTTCTGCCGCGGCGTCAGCTTTTCATAGGCTGCACAGGCGAGAGCAAAGCTCCGGTCATCGGAAATCACGCTGGCATGGGGTTCGCCTGATTCCGTTTGGAGAATGCGGAGCGGCAAGGTGACCTCACCGGCGAGTACCCGTTTCATCGACCTGACGATCGCTTCCGGCTCGGCGGTCTTCGGCACATAGCCCACCGCCCCGTGTTCAAGGCAGCCAAGGACATCTTCGCGCCGCTCGCTTACCGACATGATCATGATCGGAACGCTGTCCATCCTGGAGCGGATCTGGAAAATCGTCTCCCAAGGATCGGTCTGCGGCATATTGAGATCGAGAATGACAAGGTCGAAGGGCCCCTCCGTCTCGATTTTCTCAATAATGGTCTCCGCGGACACAGCTTCCGCCGTCGTGACCGCCTCAGCCAATTGCGGGAGCAGGCTGATGATCGAGGCGCGAGCCACCCAGTGATCGTCAGCAACCAGGACTTTTAAGCTTCTCATGAAAATTTCCTCACAAATAAATTACAAGCGCCTGCACGGTCCCGTTATAGAGACCCGCAGGAGCGGACATGTCGATGGCTAGCTCTGCCCCACAGCTGACGTCGGCACGCCCATTCCGGTCAAGCCGACCGAAGGCAGGTATGGAGCACTGGATTCGCTCCATTCGTAAATCACTGCCCTGATGGCTGAGAGTGCCGTTCTGTTGGACAAAGAAGAGGAAGAGGCGATTGGGACGCCCTGAAAGGGTAAGCTGGGCCGGACCGAAAGGGCCGCTGAGCAGTTGTATGCTTCCCTGGCTCCAGCGCACGCCGTCGGCCGTAATGCCGACCCGTCCTCCGGTCCCAAGGCTCGCTAACCGCCCGAAATTTAATTGAGCCGACGACGTGAAGTAGATGTCCTCACTAGATCTGCCCCCTTGGGCCAGAGAGGATCCTGTGCCGCCCATCATCAGCGTGGCCAGGATGAGGAGACCGAAAGCTTGCGTCTTTCTTAACACGATGGTGAACTCTCGTTCTCCGTGGCACGGACAATGCAGTCGTCGTTAGTGTAAATATAATCGCTCAAATGTCTGAACGTTCGGTTAAAGAATTAACCTAGTCGTAACGATTAGATGCAAGACTAGTCAGTTTGTCCGGGGGGTTGGCGTCAAGATGAAGGCGATCTTTTTGGCGGTCATCCTGCCCGCGCTTGGGGCGCAGTCGGCACCGAACTCGGAAAGCGCCCAGGCCGCTGAGATCCGGGCCAGTGTGGAAATCATCTCGCCCTTGCAGGTGACCTTTCAGCCTTGGCTTGAGCCGAATCTGCTAGGGTCTCAGGATACTAGTGGTGGGCAATGGTCCATTTCACGCGACCCAACACTTTCGCCGAGTTGTGCGAATCAGTGTTATCGTATTGATATTGAATAATAATAGATGATCCGTAGGTTGCGTGTGGGGTCGAAAAAAAGAGGAAATCGTGAAGCCCAAAAGCACCCGCCTGGCTGGCATGAAGGTCATTGCCGTCGATGATAACCGGATCAACCAATTGGTGTTGTCGCAAGCGCTGAAATCTACCGGGGCCGATCTTGAGTGTTATTTTCGCGCCGCTGAGGCGATTGAGCGCCTCGAGCCGGGGGCATCGAGTTTTTTCCTCCTCGATGTGATCATGCCCGATATGGATGGTCTCACCGCGACGGCAAAGATTCGGGAGTGGGAAACCGCGAATGAACAACCGCATCGGCCTGTCCTGCTTCTGACCGCCCAATATGTGGGTAATCGCCGCGATGAATTTCTGGCTTGCGGCGCCGATGGCTTGCTCGAAAAGCCATTCTCCGCCGGCGACCTTATCGCTCAGATGGAAGCATTGTTGCCTGTCGAACAGGTTGCCATTGGCCGTTAAGAGCCTGGCGACAGGGGATAATCTCCCAACCGTTTGTCCCATCCTAAAAGAAACTCAACCGTTTCGTTCGGATTAGTGATCGTTTTTCAACTCTTTCAGGAGAAGTAGCTGGGGTTCATCACCGCGGTGCGGTGGGAAGCCACAAAGCGAGATCACAGATGTATAGAACGCGGGTGCTGATTGTTGATGACAGTCATACGATGTGTGCACTCGTACAGCTTGAGCTCTCTTCCGATCCTGAACTCGAGGTCGTTGCGGTCGCGCATAATGCGCGCGATGCCCGGGATGCCATCGACCAATTCAAACCCGATGTCTTAACCCTCGATATCGAAATGCCGGGGATGGATGGACTTGAGTTTCTCAGCCGGGTGATGAAGCATCGGCCGACCCCTGTGGTCATGGTGTCATCCCTCACGGCTCGGAATAAAGACCTTTCCGTTGAGGCCCTGTCCCGCGGCGCCGTCGACCTTTTCGCCAAGCCAGGTTCCGGGCCAGGTTCCCGGAATGTCAGTTTCGAAGGGTTGGCTCAGGTGGTCCGTGAGGCCGCCAGTGCCAAGGTTGTCTCGCCGCATCGGCGTGAAATCGCTTCGGCTACGCCCCAAATCACTGCGGCCAGCGGCGGGTTCGACGACAAAGTCATCGCCATCGGATCGTCGACGGGGGGAGTCGATGCCCTTTTGGCCGTGATCGGCCAATTTCCCGCAGATTGTCCCCCGACCGTGGTGACCCAACACATGCCCGCTGGCTTTACCGGTAGCTTTGCCAATCGTCTTGACGCGAACGCCGCGCCGGAGGTCGTCGAAGCGCGCTCCGGCGAAGTTCTCCAGCGTGGCCGCGTCTATCTCGCGCCTGGGGGGAAGACGCATCTTGAGGTGGCGCATGCTAAAAAGTTAATTTGCCGACTGCGGGAGGCCCCTCCCGTCAATGGGCATCGCCCCTCTGTCGATGTCCTGTTCAATTCTGTCGCGAACATGGCGGGGGCGAACGTCGTCGGGGCGATCCTGACTGGAATGGGCGCTGACGGGGCTCAGGGGCTTTTGCAAATCAGAAATGCCGGCGGGTACACGGTTGGCCAGGATCGCGAGACCTCTGTTATCTACGGGATGCCTCGCGTCGCCTATGAGATGGGCGCGGTCTGCACCCAGCTCCCGCTCCCAGATATTGCCTCAGCTATTCTCAACGCATGCCGACGATCGTCGAAAAGGGGGGTCGCGTGAACACAGTTTGTCTCTCATCCTTCGAGACCCCCGGGAAGAAAATAATCCGGGTGGTGCAGGGCGAATTCGCCATCTCAGGAGACCGTGAAGCGTTGATGACCACGATTTTGGGGTCATGCATCGCGGTGTGTCTGTGCGATCCTGTGGCGCGGATCGGCGGGATCAATCACTTCCTCCTGCCTGGCGATGGCGATGGCGCGTCGGGGACGGCAAAATATGGGGCGTTCGCGATGGAGCAATTGGTTAATGCCCTGTTGCGGGGAGGCGCCTCTCGTAGCCGTCTTGAAGCCAAGGTCTTCGGGGGAGGTCGGGTCGTCAGTGGATTGAGCGATATCGGTGAGCGGAACGCCGCTTTCGCGCTAAATTATCTGTCTACTGAAAATATCAGGGTAGTTTCCAAGAGTGTAGAGGGCGAGCGGGCAAGGCGGATCGAGTATGTCCCGACCACAGGCTCGGCACGGCAGAAATTCGTCGACTCACGACAAGCCCCTGCGGTGAAACCGAAAATGCCGGTTGCACCCCCGACATCAGGGGACGTGGACTTTTTCTAAGTCAATCGGAGATTTTATCCAAAGTAGGAGAACTTTCACTTTGGTGCGTTATCAAGTGGCTAGTCTGTACGGGTGCGACATTGCGTCAGTCTAGTCGGAGCGACTGAACGGAATTGAGGGAGGTCCTTCGGGTTATGTCGAATGAGTGGTCTGCCTCCCGAAAAGTGGTCCGGTTGATGTGTTAGACTTGGCTCCATGGAAGGAGCTGAGGAATGGGACGGAAGAGACGAACGGCCGAGGAGATCATCGGTCATTTGCGAGAGGTCGAGGTGCGCCTGGCGAAGGGCGAGACCATCGGGATTGCCTGCCGGGCGATCGGTGTGACCGAGCAGACGTACTATAGGTGGCGACGGGAGTATGGCGGTCTGAAGGTCGATCAGGCGAAGCGGCTTAAAGAGCTTGAGAAAGAGAACCAACGCCTACGGAAGGCTGTGTCGGATCTCACGCTGGACAAGCTCATTCTTTCTGAGGCCGCAAAGGGAAACTTCTGAGCCCCGACCGCCGTCGGAAATGCGTCGATCACGTCACGAAGGAGCATGGCGTCTCAGAGCGCCGTGCCTGCGAGGTGGTGGGTCAGCACCGTTCGACCCAGAGGAAGCGTCCTTCGGGCCGTCCTGGCGAGAAGGCGCTGACCGGTGCCATCATTCAGCTAGCTGAGCAGTATGGCCGCTATGGCTATCGCCGGGTGACTGCATTGCTCCGGCGCGACGGATGGCACGTGAACCAGAAGCGGGTCTATCGCATCTGGCGGCGGGAGGGGCTTAAAGTACCGCAGAAACAACCGAAACGCGGGCGCCTATGGCTGAACGATGGGTCGTGCGTGCGGCTTCGGCCGGAGCGCCCGAACCACGTCTGGAGCTACGACTTCGTCCAGGACCGGACCCATGATGGAAGGGTCTATCGGATGCTCTGCATCATCGACGAGTTCACGAGAGAGTGCCTCTCGATTCGCGTCGAGCGAAGGCTCAACTCGCAAAACGTGCTCGAAGAGCTCTCTCAGCTGTTCCTCATCCACGGGCCACCGGAGAACATTCGCTCCGACAACGGACCAGAGTTCATCGCTACGGCTGTCCGGGGATGGCTCGGCAGGCTGGGCGTGACGACACTGTATATCGAGCCTGGCTCACCATGGGAGAACGGCTATTGCGAGAGCTTCAACTCGAAACTCAGGGACGAGTTCCTGGACCGGGAAATCGTCTATACACTGAAGGAAGCGAAGGCCCTCATCGAGTGGTGGAGGCGCCACTACAATCAGCTGCGGCCACACTCATCGCTGGGGTACAACCCGCCCGCACCGAAGACCATCTTGCCCGCGGGGCTCCCGCCGCCTTACTATGAAGGTGCGGCGGCATGAGCCCCGCTAACCTGCCAGGTCTAACGCTACCGTTGGACCACCTCGTGGGGTCAGGCCACCCTCCTTGAGTGATGTCGAAGTCGAAGGAAGTTACTTTAAATACGACCTCAAATTGTTCACCACACAAGGGGAAGACGCCATTCGCGAAGTCTTCGACTTTGTCGAGGACGTGTGTAATTTGACGATTACTCCGGTGTCGGAAGCGGCCGGAGAGGCGGCGGAAGAGGTGGCCGATCTTCCCGCGGCGACATCGGACATTGCCGCCGAGGATGTATCCACAGAGCAGGAACAAGCCCTCGAAGAGGAGCCGGTCACCGCCCAGGCGGAAATGCCGTCGGAGGAGCCAGAACCCCCCACCGCGCCCGCGACCTCACCGAATGAGGCACCGAAGGACGCAAAGGCCAAAGCCAAAAGCGCCCAGCCGCGGGCCACCGTCCGGGTCGATCTCGAACGTGTTGATC
This window harbors:
- a CDS encoding chemotaxis protein CheD, which produces MNTVCLSSFETPGKKIIRVVQGEFAISGDREALMTTILGSCIAVCLCDPVARIGGINHFLLPGDGDGASGTAKYGAFAMEQLVNALLRGGASRSRLEAKVFGGGRVVSGLSDIGERNAAFALNYLSTENIRVVSKSVEGERARRIEYVPTTGSARQKFVDSRQAPAVKPKMPVAPPTSGDVDFF
- a CDS encoding IS3 family transposase (programmed frameshift); translated protein: MGRKRRTAEEIIGHLREVEVRLAKGETIGIACRAIGVTEQTYYRWRREYGGLKVDQAKRLKELEKENQRLRKAVSDLTLDKLILSEAAKGKLLSPDRRRKCVDHVTKEHGVSERRACEVVGQHRSTQRKRPSGRPGEKALTGAIIQLAEQYGRYGYRRVTALLRRDGWHVNQKRVYRIWRREGLKVPQKQPKRGRLWLNDGSCVRLRPERPNHVWSYDFVQDRTHDGRVYRMLCIIDEFTRECLSIRVERRLNSQNVLEELSQLFLIHGPPENIRSDNGPEFIATAVRGWLGRLGVTTLYIEPGSPWENGYCESFNSKLRDEFLDREIVYTLKEAKALIEWWRRHYNQLRPHSSLGYNPPAPKTILPAGLPPPYYEGAAA